DNA sequence from the Gammaproteobacteria bacterium genome:
ATGGCAAACGATTCCATCCAGGCCAGCGATGCCGACATCGCAGCAGCAAAGGCCTACGAAGACCTTCATGTACCCGCCTTGTTCGAGCAGTTCGCGCCGATCGTGACGCTGGCGGCCAGCGTCGAGGTGGGCGATCACGTGCTGGATGTTGCCTGTGGCACCGGTGTGCTGGCGAGGCACATTGCCGAGTTGACGGGCGAACCCGAGCGAGTGGCCGGGCTGGATGCCTCACCGGGCATGCTGGCGGTGGCCGCGAAGCTGGAACCGCGGATCGACTGGCAGCGTGGCCTGGCCGAAGTCCTGCCTTATGCCGACAAGACCTTCGATGCCGTGGTCAGCCAGTTCGGGCTGATGTTCTTTCGTGATCGGGTGGCGGCCATTCGCGAGATGCTGCGGGTGCTGCGCCCGGGCGGGCGCCTGGCGGTGGCGGTGTGGGAATCGCTGGAACGCTCGGAGGCCTACCCGGAAGAAGTCGCGCTGCTGAAGCGCATGGCGGGTGATGACGCCGCGAATGCCCTGCGCGCGCCGTTCGTGCTCGGTGACAAGGCCGAGCTGCTGGAGCTGTTCGACGCGGCGGGCGTCATCGATGTCGATATCGCCACGCACCATGGCAGGGCACATTTTCCCGGCGTGCGGGCGATGGTCGAGGCTGACCTGCGCGGATGGTTGCCGGTGATGGGCGTGATACTCGACGACGACACGATCGAGGCCATTCTCGCGGCGGCGGGCGAAGCACTGGGGGATTTCGTGGCGGCGAACGGTGAAGTCGTCTTCACTGCGCCGGCGCACATCATTACGGGTCGCAAGCCGCATTAGCAGTCCATGGCAGGCTGTCCAGCCTGGCTTGCCGGGCAGTCGGCACAATGCCCTCGCGTTCGCCGCCTATACTCACAAGGTTGCTTTCCGTCCGGACGATCCTGTCCGGCCATCGGTCTGGACGCCAAGTCGCCGTCACTTCGAGGTTGCCTGTCGCCTCGGAGGACGCATGAAATTCTCGTTTAAAACACCAATCGATGCCGGGCGTCGCCGCCTGCTCGGCGGTCTTGCAGCGCTAGCCGCGCTGTCCTTCTTGCCATTGCCTGCCATTGCCAGGCAGCAGCGCCCCATTCGCACCGGAGGAAACAGCATGGATATAGAACGCTTTGTCGACGATTGCATCACCGCCAATCGCGAGGTCGATGCCCAGGCGGCCGTGCACGAGGTGCTGGCCAGGCAGGTCTCGACACCGGGTGCCGTGATCAAGGCGCTTGGCGAGC
Encoded proteins:
- a CDS encoding methyltransferase domain-containing protein; its protein translation is MANDSIQASDADIAAAKAYEDLHVPALFEQFAPIVTLAASVEVGDHVLDVACGTGVLARHIAELTGEPERVAGLDASPGMLAVAAKLEPRIDWQRGLAEVLPYADKTFDAVVSQFGLMFFRDRVAAIREMLRVLRPGGRLAVAVWESLERSEAYPEEVALLKRMAGDDAANALRAPFVLGDKAELLELFDAAGVIDVDIATHHGRAHFPGVRAMVEADLRGWLPVMGVILDDDTIEAILAAAGEALGDFVAANGEVVFTAPAHIITGRKPH